In Cryptomeria japonica chromosome 10, Sugi_1.0, whole genome shotgun sequence, a genomic segment contains:
- the LOC131076683 gene encoding glycine-rich cell wall structural protein has product MACKMKLLGMPVMIMAIVGVIVVAEARNLVKTMHENDDLDWVGGLSGGIASGAGRELGEGAGAGLGGGFGGGGGGGKGGGFGGGGGAGGGIGGGGGVGGGIGAGGGKGGGLGGGGGAGGGKGGGFGGGAGGGGGKGGGLGGGGGVGGGKGGGFGGGAGGGGGKGGGLGGGGGAGGGKGGGFGGGVGGGAGGGGGKGGGLAGGGGVGGGKGGGFGGGVGGGKGGGLGGGAGIGGSIGAGGGKGGGLGGGAGAGGGKGGGLGGGAGAGAGSGEGGGLGGGAGAGGGKGGGLGGGKGGGLGGGGGAGGGSGAGGGIGVGGGKGGGLGGGVGGGGGAGGGIGAGGGVGGGSGAGGGIGAGGGKGGGLGGGIGGGGGAGGGIGAGGGVGGGVGGGGGAGGGIGAGGGGSFGGGIGGGAGGGFGGGFGGGNGGADGGSGGGGGFGGGAGGGGGGF; this is encoded by the exons ATGGCTTGCAAGATGAAGCTCTTGGGAATGCCTGTGATGATTATGGCTATTGTGGGTGTGATAGTTGTTGCAGAGGCCAGAAACCTCGTGAAGACCatgcatgaaaatgatgatttggattgGGTTGGAGGACTTAGCGGTGGAATTGCAAGTGGTGCTGGACGTGAACTGGGCGAAGGCGCCGGTGCCGGATTGGGTGGAGgctttggaggaggtggtggtggaggaaagggaggaggctttggtggaggtggtggtgccGGTGGAGGtattggtggaggtggtggtgtgGGTGGAGGCATAGGTGCCggtggaggaaagggaggaggGCTAGGTGGAGGCGGAGGtgctggtggaggaaagggaggaggTTTTGGTGGTGGtgctggtggtggaggaggaaaGGGTGGAGGGCTAGGTGGAGGCGGAGGTgttggtggaggaaagggaggaggTTTTGGTGGCGGtgctggtggtggaggaggaaaGGGTGGAGGGCTAGGTGGAGGCGGAGGtgctggtggaggaaagggaggaggTTTCGGTGGCGGTGTTGGTGGAGGtgctggtggtggtggaggaaagggaggaggGCTTGCTGGAGGCGGAGGTgttggtggaggaaagggaggaggTTTTGGCGGAGGTgttggtggaggaaagggaggtggCCTTGGGGGAGGTGCTGGTATTGGCGGCAGTATAGGCGCAGGTGGAGGGAAGGGAGGAGGCCTTGGTGGAGGTGCTGGTGCTGGTGGAGGAAAGGGTGGAGGACTTGGTGGAGGTGCTGGTGCTGGTGCTGGTAGTGGAGAGGGAGGTGGCCTAGGTGGAGGTGCTGGTGCTGGTGGAGGGAAGGGAGGAGGCCTTGGTGGAG gaaagggaggcggccttggtggaggtggtggtgccGGTGGAGGTAGTGGTGCTGGTGGCGGAATAGGTGTGGGTGGTGGAAAGGGTGGAGGCCTTGGTGGAGGCGTTGGTGGAGGTGGTGGGGCTGGAGGAGGCATAGGTGCTGGCGGAGGTGTTGGTGGAGGTAGTGGTGCTGGTGGCGGAATAGGTGCAGGTGGTGGAAAGGGTGGAGGCCTTGGCGGAGGCATTGGTGGAGGTGGTGGGGCTGGAGGAGGCATAGGTGCTGGCGGAGGTGTTGGTGGAGGTGTTGGTGGAGGTGGTGGGGCTGGAGGAGGCATAGGTGCTGGTGGAGGTGGCAGCTTTGGTGGTGGAATTGGAGGAGGTGCTGGTGGTGGTTTTGGGGGAGGATTCGGTGGTGGGAATGGAGGAGCTGATGGGGGTAGTGGTGGAGGAGGGGGTTTTGGTGGTGGTgcaggaggaggaggtggtggattttaA